From a single Nicotiana tomentosiformis chromosome 2, ASM39032v3, whole genome shotgun sequence genomic region:
- the LOC104104417 gene encoding probable tRNA-splicing endonuclease subunit sen54 isoform X3, which yields METDKWASFVEGTSDSEGYGEDLDDDDICCAYASTDIPQLQCRKDISRSRWLDQFGMAEVVERKGGLWTTTGIVRNGKIYCFIEEILYLAEIGALHLLGNDDAPLSLEHIYSKVAEGKSGCSLEYFEAYKHLKYLGYIVGRHGIPWSVRRSKVNCAINQDSLETAQTGDEESRNNVLISEMFSNMQIGGLRLAFDVYPPNSRFRKSVPGDPYFVLCLAS from the exons ATGGAAACTGATAAGTGGGCAAGTTTTGTGGAAGGAACTAGTGATTCTGAAGGTTATGGGGAGGATCTTGATGATGATGACATTTGCTGTGCATATGCATCAACCGATATACCCCAGTTGCAGTGCAG GAAAGATATTTCAAGATCACGGTGGCTTGACCAGTTTGGTATGGCTGAGGTTGTGGAGAGGAAGGGTGGATTGTGGACAACTACTGGTATAGTTCGTAATGGCAAGATATACTGCTTCATTGAAGAGATTTT ATATCTTGCTGAAATTGGGGCTCTGCATCTCTTAGGTAATGATGATGCACCCCTTTCTCTGGAACACATATACAGCAAGGTTGCAGAAGGAAAAAGTGGATGTTCCTTGGAATACTTTGAAGCATATAAGCACTTGAAATATCTTGGTTATATAGTCGGGCGTCATGGTATTCCTTGGTCAGTGAGAAGGTCAAAAGTAAATTGTGCTATTAACCAAGACTCGCTGGAGACTGCTCAAACTGGTGATGAAGAATCAAGAAACAACGTTCTCATCTCTGAAATGTTTAGTAACATGCAAATTGGTGGACTGAGACTGGCTTTTGACGTTTACCCTCCTAATAGCAGATTCAGAAAGTCTGTTCCTGGTGATCCCTATTTTGTACTTTGCCTTGCTAG CTGA
- the LOC104104417 gene encoding probable tRNA-splicing endonuclease subunit sen54 isoform X1, whose protein sequence is METDKWASFVEGTSDSEGYGEDLDDDDICCAYASTDIPQLQCRKDISRSRWLDQFGMAEVVERKGGLWTTTGIVRNGKIYCFIEEILYLAEIGALHLLGNDDAPLSLEHIYSKVAEGKSGCSLEYFEAYKHLKYLGYIVGRHGIPWSVRRSKVNCAINQDSLETAQTGDEESRNNVLISEMFSNMQIGGLRLAFDVYPPNSRFRKSVPGDPYFVLCLASEYPPSKEEIEDLERHSHGIPLKFCLVEHGRVSFFSLNKVELPILS, encoded by the exons ATGGAAACTGATAAGTGGGCAAGTTTTGTGGAAGGAACTAGTGATTCTGAAGGTTATGGGGAGGATCTTGATGATGATGACATTTGCTGTGCATATGCATCAACCGATATACCCCAGTTGCAGTGCAG GAAAGATATTTCAAGATCACGGTGGCTTGACCAGTTTGGTATGGCTGAGGTTGTGGAGAGGAAGGGTGGATTGTGGACAACTACTGGTATAGTTCGTAATGGCAAGATATACTGCTTCATTGAAGAGATTTT ATATCTTGCTGAAATTGGGGCTCTGCATCTCTTAGGTAATGATGATGCACCCCTTTCTCTGGAACACATATACAGCAAGGTTGCAGAAGGAAAAAGTGGATGTTCCTTGGAATACTTTGAAGCATATAAGCACTTGAAATATCTTGGTTATATAGTCGGGCGTCATGGTATTCCTTGGTCAGTGAGAAGGTCAAAAGTAAATTGTGCTATTAACCAAGACTCGCTGGAGACTGCTCAAACTGGTGATGAAGAATCAAGAAACAACGTTCTCATCTCTGAAATGTTTAGTAACATGCAAATTGGTGGACTGAGACTGGCTTTTGACGTTTACCCTCCTAATAGCAGATTCAGAAAGTCTGTTCCTGGTGATCCCTATTTTGTACTTTGCCTTGCTAG TGAGTATCCACCTTCCAAAGAAGAAATCGAAGATCTTGAGAGACATTCTCATGGTATTCCTTTGAAATTCTGTCTGGTTGAGCATGGGCGTGTGAGCTTTTTCTCGTTGAACAAAGTTGAGCTTCCTATCCTTTCATGA
- the LOC104104417 gene encoding probable tRNA-splicing endonuclease subunit sen54 isoform X2 — translation METDKWASFVEGTSDSEGYGEDLDDDDICCAYASTDIPQLQCRKDISRSRWLDQFGMAEVVERKGGLWTTTGIVRNGKIYCFIEEILYLAEIGALHLLGNDDAPLSLEHIYSKVAEGKSGCSLEYFEAYKHLKYLGYIVGRHGIPWSVRRSKVNCAINQDSLETAQTGDEESRNNVLISEMFSNMQIGGLRLAFDVYPPNSRFRKSVPGDPYFVLCLASFLGQ, via the exons ATGGAAACTGATAAGTGGGCAAGTTTTGTGGAAGGAACTAGTGATTCTGAAGGTTATGGGGAGGATCTTGATGATGATGACATTTGCTGTGCATATGCATCAACCGATATACCCCAGTTGCAGTGCAG GAAAGATATTTCAAGATCACGGTGGCTTGACCAGTTTGGTATGGCTGAGGTTGTGGAGAGGAAGGGTGGATTGTGGACAACTACTGGTATAGTTCGTAATGGCAAGATATACTGCTTCATTGAAGAGATTTT ATATCTTGCTGAAATTGGGGCTCTGCATCTCTTAGGTAATGATGATGCACCCCTTTCTCTGGAACACATATACAGCAAGGTTGCAGAAGGAAAAAGTGGATGTTCCTTGGAATACTTTGAAGCATATAAGCACTTGAAATATCTTGGTTATATAGTCGGGCGTCATGGTATTCCTTGGTCAGTGAGAAGGTCAAAAGTAAATTGTGCTATTAACCAAGACTCGCTGGAGACTGCTCAAACTGGTGATGAAGAATCAAGAAACAACGTTCTCATCTCTGAAATGTTTAGTAACATGCAAATTGGTGGACTGAGACTGGCTTTTGACGTTTACCCTCCTAATAGCAGATTCAGAAAGTCTGTTCCTGGTGATCCCTATTTTGTACTTTGCCTTGCTAG CTTTCTTGGGCAGTGA